Genomic window (Vidua macroura isolate BioBank_ID:100142 chromosome 3, ASM2450914v1, whole genome shotgun sequence):
CACCACCTCCACTGctcctgtcccctttcccctccccccactTCCCCGCGGACCGTACCCTAAAAGTGACGCGACTTCTGCAAGGGGTGAAAAGTCCCTTCTCTCCCTGTCACCTGCACGGAGCGGGGAGCTGTCTGTGCGACTCCTTCTTCGGGGTTAGCCTCTCCTGGCACTCGGCTTTTTCGGGATTGAGATGTTTGAAATGTCGCCTTCAAAGCACAGACCCAAAGATGGGGCTGCCAGCCCACCCGAGGGCCAGCGTGCCGTGCTCATGCGGAGCTTGAGCGTTCGTGGCTTTTGTTAGGTCGTGGTTGCTTGTTTAGACCGGAGTACCTTCAGTGAAATAAACACCTGATAGCGAAAAGATCATCTCCAACTATGGCTAGCAGTGACCACGTATCAACTTAGTAAACTTTGCCCGTAATTTATTTGCAAATGCTGCTTTCCCCTTCCGAAGAGGACAAAAAGCAGGCAGTAGGTGCTCAGGCAGAAAGAACTTTAAGAAACTTTAAAGCAAGAATTAATCTGAAGggataacatttttttctcccgtTTCTGTacagtgcagaaaaagaaaaaagagaggtgGCTGAAGGAAGTCGGCTTGTCAGattgaagggaagaaaagttCTGCGGAGCTGAGTAAGTGAACGATGTATGAGCCCGACGGTGCTGTGTGATGAAAATGCAGCCTAAACCAAAAAGGACTCAATCACTGTCTGCATCCCGCAAAAGGGACCTCCAGCGTGCCTTCCCCTGGCAGCCCTGacttccagctccttctgctgccaggctgcttgCTCCCGGGCACCTTCCtctaaaatttgaaaaatcctGGCAGCGATGGTGCGCGGTGTTTggagaagcggagatgcctgttttaaaaacaactcTGATTTTTACACCGCTCcgcttctttttccctctcctttgctcCCGTTTAAAGAACTTGTTATTGTTTAAAGAGACCCCATTGAACTATTTCCTGCTCATTGTCACCTCTCTCCCCCTCGCCCTCTATCCAGGGATTCTCACGGAAAGGTAATAAACTTCCCTCACACCACAGACCGTCGCAGCTCCGGAGAATGCAAACTATTACACCACCGGCCGGCGGGAGTGCTTCAGAGGACCCCTCTTTTCCCTCGTCCCGGCCCTTGTTTTTGTGTCAAACAACTTAAAAACAAATTCATCCCGTTGCCAAGTTTCACCTATGAGTTTCTCCCCTCTTGCCCGCAGGAACTCGCGGGCGTTTCTCCTTCCTACACGAAACAAAGCCTTTAACTATCGATCAGAAGTATGTTTTTATTTAGGTGGGATGGTGGGTGGCTATCGATCCgattttcagatttaaaaaaaaaatcatttaggtGGGATGGCTCGAAACCATCGCCGTCGAGCATCTCGGCTGCGAaggcactgcctgtgctgctgctgtgaggcaAACTCTGCCACTTTTCTCACGGGCGGGCTCATGGGCTCGCTAAAAGCGGGGAGTGCCCGTGCTGTGCCCGGTTTGTGGTCAGCCGCTGTACAGTGCGGTTCCAGCTCtctggctggttttttttcccgCAAGGTTTGTCGCTGCCAGCTGCACCCTTCCCTGCAGAAGTTTCCGTCAagggggcagggacaggtgcGGGGGGGAGCGGCGTGCGGGGCGGGGTGCTGCTGTCAGCTTGCGGCCGCCCGGAGAAGAGGACTTCCCGTTTCTTCCCCTAAATATGAATCTGCGGCGGGAGCGCCTCCCGTCCAGGACTGCCCGCCTAGAAGCGCACCGGGCGTCTCGCTGcgccgggaggcgggagggTGCCGCGCTGGCCGGTTGTGAGGCTGTTGCCGAGATGGGCCATTTCCTCCGCGGCTGccggagccccggccccggcggctTTGATAGAGGTGCAAACATTTGGGGGCAGATTTACATAAAATAGCCGCGTTTAATCCCGCGGGCTGCAATTAACATCACAGGCTCCCGCGGGCACCGTTCTGATATGGCCGCGGGCGGCCAATGGGCAGCGCCGCCCGCGCCCATCAAAGGCGCCGCCCGCCAATCAGCGGGGCCCCCCCGCCGGCGCGGTGATGTCACCGGGGGGGACGTTTATGGCGGGCTATAACAGCGGCCCGGCCGCCGAGGGCGCGGGGAGGCGGCCCGGGCCCGGCTCGGTGTCGGTGCGGCCGTGCCAGCGAGCTgccccgcgggcgggcgggcgcggggccgggatGAGCTCCCCCGGCGCGGAGGGCGCGGGCAAGCCCCCGCAGTACCGCGTGGACCACCTGCTGAGCGCCGTGGAGAGCGAGCTGCAGGCGGGCAGCGAGAAGGGGGACCCCACGGAGCGGGAGCTGCGCGTCGCGCTGGAGGACAGCGACCTGTGGCTGCGCTTCAAGGAGCTCACCAACGAGATGATCGTCACCAAGAACGGCAGGTAGGGAGGggccccgccagccccgcgcTGCCTCCCCGGCCCGGTTCCGGCCGCCCTCCCGCGAGGGGCGAGGGGGTCccggcgggccggggcgggctccCGCCCGGGGCCGGAGGTGGCGGCTGCCCGCCGCCGTGCCTCGCGCCTCCGTGTCGCCCGCAGGAGGATGTTCCCGGTGCTGAAGGTGAGCGTGTCGGGGCTGGACCCCAACGCCATGTACTCCTTCCTGCTGGACTTCGTGGCGGCCGACGGGCACCGCTGGAAGTACGTGAACGGGGAGTGGGTGCCGGGCGGGAAGCCGGAGCCGCAGGCGCCCAGCTGCGTCTACATCCACCCCGACTCGCCCAACTTCGGCGCCCACTGGATGAAGGCGCCCGTCTCCTTCAGCAAAGTCAAACTCACCAACAAGCTCAACGGCGGCGGGCAGGTAAACACCGGCACCGGGACCTGTCGGTCAGCGGGGCTGCACCGGCCCGGCCCTGAGCGCTCGCTCTCTCCTTACTGCTCGCTTTCATACTTTCCTTACCAAACGTGCTGGCATGGGTCGTGCTTCTCCCTGCCCACCCCGATTCATTCATTCTTTCATTCAGGAGAGCTGTTCGCTCCACCGAGGATGAGTGCCTTGATGTTTCatcactttctcttttttggaAATCTCCTTCTGGTCTGAATATCCGCTAGTGTCAGCGGTGTGGTAGATGAAGCTTTCTGAGGCTGACTTATCATTGATGCATTTGTGACTCTGTGAGTGCTTTGTCAAATAACAGGGATGAGGATAACTGCAGAAAGTTGTGTCTGTCCTCAGTGTGCCTTTCCTTCTCTCGCAGCTTCAGTTTTAGGCTTAACTCGCACTTACTGCTTTTTCCACCTCTGAAGGAAAGATGGATACTTTAAAACCTGAGTGCCCTTTGTGCCTGGCAGCATCTGCCACCGCTCACCTGCTCTGTTTTTTCACAGATCATGTTGAACTCCCTGCACAAGTATGAGCCACGGATTCACATAGTGCGAGTGGGTGGCCCGCAGCGGATGATCACCAGCCATTCCTTCCCAGAAACCCAGTTTATAGCTGTGACAGCCTACCAGAACGAGGAGGTATGCACAGCGGGGAGGAGAGGATGCCAGTACCGGGAGGTTTCAAGTAGCAAAGCGTGCATGTTGCAGAGCAAAATAAGGGAGCTCCTTTTGCATTTCTCAGCTCTTCCTATGCTTTTTTTGAAGCTAAAtataaaagattaatttaaatgtatGCAAAAGCCCTATGAATGAATTACAGAAGAGAGTTCTGATCATTGTCTCAATATGTACTGCAGATTCGTTATAGACCCTGTGGGGGCAAACAGctatggtaaaaaaaaaaaattgccatttgAACTACACAGTGAAATGACTGAAGGCACCATTTTTGGAGTGGCCCTTTTTCTGTTAGTCCAAATGCATGTGTGTGTTGAATGAAGTTGTAATTATCAGGTTTTCTGAGATTTCTTTGATGTCAAATCTGCTCTGGCTTGAAATGTGAAGATTTTTATAGCTATTTAGTTTACTACCTTTCTTAAGTGTTTCCTTAGATGATCAATGAACTCAGGCTATTCAAAATTTGGCAGAGAGACTTAACTCCTAATGCTTTGGTAATACTTCAGACCTTAAGGAACTGTTTAATTTGTGCCCATCAATTGCTTTTATGGGCCTActtttgtttcttcagaaatCTGATTTTACCAACTTCAGTGGATAGTCCTAGTTCAAATCCTAATATCAGTGTGATAATGAATGGTGACACATGTAAATAAAgatatttgttgttgtttttagatcacagctttaaaaattaaatacaatcCGTTTGCAAAGGCATTTCTTGATGCAAAAGAAAGGTGAGAGCTCTTAACTTAATTctaaaatgtggatttttaagATAAATTTGTAAAGGCAAATTCTTAACTAATACAACACTGTTTCTTTTATAGGAGTGATCACAAAGACATGATGGAGGAAGTTGGGGACAGCCAGCAGTCTGGGTATTCACAGTGTATGTTTCCTTTCGTTGTGCATCATGAGCATGACTTTGatttcttctgctctctgtgaaGTTAAGCAAAACTTTGAGACCAGTTCTTGATAGCTGGCTTGTTAGTTCATAGAGGAATGTTACCAGTCTCTGTGGTTGTGGTTTATGCATTGTTGATGATTGCATAAACACTATAATCTCTGCGTGTGGTTAGGATTTATTGCATTCAAAACCATTTAATAGAATTATGCAGAGTTGCCTTTATGTCTAAAAAGACATCTGCCTTTTTATACAAGGATAGCAATGTTCACATGGACATGAGACAGaagtttatttaataaaatttattgaGACAGTACTCATGTTCTAAGTACTCTAAGAAAATTATGGGCATTTGATTGAAGAAGTTCTTCTAGATGATTGAAAAGCATTCctgttttaatgatttttcttttaacagatGTTTGACAATAAAATGCAGCCTAAAAAGgatgggctgggggggggggggttgatTTGCAGCAGGAATTATTGTGTTTCAgagaaaatacttaatttttaagaGGAGTTCTTAGCAGTCTGAGAAACTTCAGAGCTTAGCTATAGATTGAGACCCCCCAAAGGAGCAATTTAAAATTGAATACTATGCTAACAATTACTGAGCACACATACCTACATATGGGAGGGTTTAACAATGTCCATGTTTCCTTACTGTGGTTGTGGTTAAATcgtaatttaaaaaataagttagCTTGACATAAGACTTTTTCTAAGCtgctttcttattttccttcataAGAGCATTTCTCAAAGTTGTAAAGATCCAGATTTTTCAGCTATGTTGAAACTTGAGTTTCCTTTCCTGCGTGTGCATTTCCTCGCTGTTCGGTTGTCTCATTGCTGTGAttctctgcctgcctgcacTGCACACCTCTGTCACAGACCTCTTGCTTCCCCACAGTAGGTAGCTGGCTTATTCCTGGCAgtggggctctgtgccccccTGCCAATCCTCACGCGCAGTTTGGAGCCCCGCTGTCGCTgtcccctgcccacagctgtgAGAGGTACTCATCGCTGAGGAGCCACCGGCCTGCGCCCTACGCCAGCCCCTACACACACAGGAACAACTCGCCAAGTAAGTccgaggctgcagctctgggaagagGGGGCCCTGAGCCGAATATGTGTTCCCAGTGTCTTTAGAACTGAGGGGCTGATTAGAACTGAGGAACTGAAGGACTATCCACAAGGCAAACAGATtgaagaaacagatttttttttttttttttttaatgctttggtTCTGGAAATGTAGATACATGTGACAACAATACTTGATAAATTATGGATTGCAAATTACTTAGACAAACATAGAGCGCATCCTCAAATTCAATCTTAAGCTGTCAGCTGATGTTACCTGTGGCTGTAGTTAGGGTCTGTCTACGAACGTCCCACCAGTGGATAGATAGAAACAATAAAGAGCTGAGTAAACTgcagagcttttaaaaaagGTGTGCTCAGAAGTAGCCCAATATCATAAGACTTAGTATCTCGGGCACCAGGTACTTAAGGGTGAAAAGGGCATTTTTaacagtgggttttttttttgtttgtttcattggtttcttaaaatttcttctgGCAAAGAAGAATGGTTAACAATTTTAGCTTTCAGGCTGTGTAGATATTGAAAGTTCccactgaaaatatatttattattttgaattacGAATACATGGGCTTTTAGATGCAACCTGACCAGTCTTGTATGTAGCTTTGTAGTTCATTTAAAAGTGGCAAACTAGCTCTCTGTGAACTTTTCTTGCATCTTGGAAATTTTGTGCAAGACttaaaaaaggataaaagaacaaaacctcTCTGGTGTTCTTTCTTGTTCCCTGGTCCTCAGCGAAAAACTTCCTTCCCTTAGCTAGCTACCACAGCAGCTTCTTTCTGGCCATGGGTGGCTGTGTGGGATTCCTTTTTTAGCTTCCTAGTGCCCCTGCTGTGTGAGCCAGCCAGTTTGGGTCACAAACTAAGTAGTCTAAGCCACAGTCCAGGCACTCCTGATGGTGCCTAAGGCAGATTTCAAGGTGGCATGCTCAGCTCAAAACTGGGATGTGTGATCCAGTGATAGGTTTGTTATCCAGCTTTACCAGACTGTTACTGGCAGTGTAGGTGATGGAGATGGAAGATCTCCAGGTGACAGTGTAAATAAAGAGCCCTCCTTTTTCCACTGACTGTATAAAATGGCATGTGCTGAATTAGCACCTGGCTTGCAGACAGCCTTTTGGCCACAGGCCCTTCACAGAAATAAGATTTTGTTGTTATGAGTGGAACAAAACAACACATTGGCAATGCCAATAAAGGCATGAGCTTGACACTACTGAttgctggctttgttttttttctctgtgtgtcattttgttagtattttttttccaaggtaGTAGTAGGGAAGGGTGGTTTAAACCTCTGCATTACATTTAAATACAAGATTGCTATTTGGCCTGATTCTAGTGTTTGTAAGTGATTATGTGTTTTCTCAGCAGCCTATGCTGACAACTCCTCTGCCTGCCTATCCATGCTGCAGTCCCATGACAACTGGTCTTCTCTGGGAGTTACTACACACACAGCCATGCTGCCCATGGGtcacagcactggcacagctacCAGCTCCAGGTAGGAGCTCATCCCTCAAATACCTGTATTGCTactttctgggaagaaaagtcTGAAAAAGGAGGTAAAGAGTCACCAGCAGATTAGAAGTCCTTTTGGCCACTGGTATGAACCATTAGCACTCTGTGGGGCACTTAGAAGGACTATCCACAAGGAAAACAGATtgaagaaacagattttttttttttttttgatgcttTGGCTCTGGAAATGTAGATACATGTGACAACAATACTTGATAAATTATGGGTTGCAAATTACTTAGACAAACATAGAGAGCATCCTCAAATTCAATCTTAAGTTTCATCTCTGTTATGCATAATGGtgtttaaaaagtttattttctttatcccTTCCATTTTGGCTGGTCATAGCTTTCCAGCCATGTCCAGAAGCTGTTATTCTGCTACAAATGATGGAGCAGTGTGAAGGAGGAGCACACGGTTGGGGCAGTAATTCTTTACTTAAGCATTGCCACACTAACCAGCATAGCATGGGATTGTACATGTGGTGAAAGTCTTTGATATTTTGTGAtcataaaaaaagaattttttctcctctttgtaCTTACTATCTTTAATTAAACTTTTGAATCCTTTAGCAAAAATTCAGCTTGTGTTTAGTCCCTTAGAGCTAAACTTGAAAATtcaaagagctgcagaaaaggTGGTAAAATATTTGTTATGAACTAGAGAGGGACAAGATCTGGACATCTTTTTTAGCAATTAGACCTACCATTCTGTTTGTGGAAagcatttttgtatttgaaCCATGCATGTGGAACTGTTAATCAGACTATGTACTACTACCCACTCTGAGTTAACTGTATTGCTGAACGTATTTTTTAGTCCTGAACACAGATTGAGTAAAAAGGTCCTTCTAGCACTTCTTTCTCTGTCTGATCCACATCTAGATGCATATTTAGGAAATTGCAAAGTTCCTGGAGTTTCAATTTCTGCACTGAGTTGTTCACTAGGTAAAACCAGTAGAACTGGAACTGTGAAGCCTCACGGAAGGCATTTCTGCCACCCCTTTTGTCTAAGCCCCTATCTGTTGGAAAATAGGGAAGTTCAGTTTATTTATGGGTTGCCATGAGCACAGATTCTGCCTGGGGGTCCTTCCTGCCTCACAGTGGCTGGGAACTGCCTAGAGAGTTTCACTGTTTGCAGCAAACAGACCTGGCCTGGGGGCTGTGTTGTGAGctgaggagctgccagcaggcaCTAGAGTCCCTAATAACTGGTTTTACCTATGGCTTTCCCTCTTCCAGTCAGTACCCCAACCTGTGGTCTGTGAGTAACAGCACCATCACGCCGGCGTCCCAGCCGAGCGGCATGTCCAACGGGCTGAGCTCCCAGTTCCTGCGTGGCTCTCCAGGACACTACTCAGCTCTGTCCCACCCCGTGacagcagcctcctctgccTCACCCCTGTACGACGGCGCGGCGCCCGCGGACCTGCCCGACAGCCAGTACGACGCCTCTGCACATGCCAGGCTGGCATCCACGTGGACACCTGTCACCTCCCCTTCCATGTAAAGCCAGGCCTCTTCCTCTGAGACACTTTTAGCTACCAAATTACTTTAGATGCTTAATCCTCAAGGAGGAGATGTGAAGGAAACTGCAGCCAAAAAGCATCTGTATGGCTCTGCATAGAGCATCCACATTATACCTCTTACAGTGAACGGTGCATCACTGACTTCATGTAGAGTTTACAAACCTGGTGAGTGTGCAATTCTGAGAGCAGATTCACtgcttttaagattttttttttcttttttcaagttTGATAGACCTAAGTTTTAAGATTTTTACTTGGATTCCAAATTTCTCAGTGTTCTGATATATTTGGACCTGGAATTTGGCATCATTCTTGAGTAAGTTAACTCCTAACTGTTTTTCAGttagtttttttaaatggcagaCTTAGCTATAGTCATGAGAAGATTTGTATTAACCATCTAGTTAGAAGCATTCTGAAATACGCACAAATGTAGCTGCGGAGAGAAGTTTTTGGAAAATCATGTGCACTAACACGTATTTGCTTCACAAATACGTTGTGTTCTTAACTGTATGCTTATTTCCTTGCTGCTGAATTAATGTCGAGACAATCTTTGAGAACTATGTTCTTCCCAATAAAAACAGTATTAATGTTTGGTCTAAATTTTTTACCCAAAAGACTTCTTTTAGAGGTAAGTTTTGCTTTTTGATCATATAGGTTTCAAATACCCACCAGCTTAGCTAAACATCTAATTTGCAAACAGTGTCTAATTAGAAGCCCAACCCAAAACCTTTTTGAACCATTGGGAATATATCacttggaggattttttttcatctttggcTTAGGCCTTAAGAGAAGGAATTCAACACCTTAGGGAATcattctaatttattttatttcaatcttGTACTCTGATCTGTATTTATTATTTGGTAAGTTACAACTTTATCTTCTACATGTTAAGATATGTAAATAATCCCTCAACCTACAGTGTACTCTTTTAAGACAATCATATGTGGGATATGTCACCCCATGGCACATGGAACAGCATGGATGTAAGTAGTTAACTTACTGGAAGAGGGAGATCTGTAGTTGCCAAGGTTTTTGCACAAAAGTGCAGGTGtactaaaatttaaaacacactGGCTGCTTGACTTGCTGAAAGGAACAGGTCttgataaaatatttgcttcattACCGATACGAAGTAATGTGATCCAAATTCATGATGCAGACTTAACCCAAAACATTGGCTGAAAGTGTGCCCTTAAATGTGTCTTTCTCCCACTGAATCTGGCAAATACATATCCTGAAGAAAGTGAATTCTTTTGCATAAGCCATAATAAATAACTTGTATAATGAAGTGCCTAATATAGCAAAGCAAAATTCTGTATCAGGGAATTCCTTAAATAACTCATTGATGTGTGCTTATGTGCTGCAGTGACAGCTTTAAGATGAAAAAGCAAATACTTGCCACCATTTTGGTCTGTTCGGTACCCTTTG
Coding sequences:
- the TBXT gene encoding T-box transcription factor T isoform X1, with the protein product MSPGGTFMAGYNSGPAAEGAGRRPGPGSVSVRPCQRAAPRAGGRGAGMSSPGAEGAGKPPQYRVDHLLSAVESELQAGSEKGDPTERELRVALEDSDLWLRFKELTNEMIVTKNGRRMFPVLKVSVSGLDPNAMYSFLLDFVAADGHRWKYVNGEWVPGGKPEPQAPSCVYIHPDSPNFGAHWMKAPVSFSKVKLTNKLNGGGQIMLNSLHKYEPRIHIVRVGGPQRMITSHSFPETQFIAVTAYQNEEITALKIKYNPFAKAFLDAKERSDHKDMMEEVGDSQQSGYSQLGSWLIPGSGALCPPANPHAQFGAPLSLSPAHSCERYSSLRSHRPAPYASPYTHRNNSPTYADNSSACLSMLQSHDNWSSLGVTTHTAMLPMGHSTGTATSSSQYPNLWSVSNSTITPASQPSGMSNGLSSQFLRGSPGHYSALSHPVTAASSASPLYDGAAPADLPDSQYDASAHARLASTWTPVTSPSM
- the TBXT gene encoding T-box transcription factor T isoform X2, which produces MSPGGTFMAGYNSGPAAEGAGRRPGPGSVSVRPCQRAAPRAGGRGAGMSSPGAEGAGKPPQYRVDHLLSAVESELQAGSEKGDPTERELRVALEDSDLWLRFKELTNEMIVTKNGRRMFPVLKVSVSGLDPNAMYSFLLDFVAADGHRWKYVNGEWVPGGKPEPQAPSCVYIHPDSPNFGAHWMKAPVSFSKVKLTNKLNGGGQIMLNSLHKYEPRIHIVRVGGPQRMITSHSFPETQFIAVTAYQNEEITALKIKYNPFAKAFLDAKERSDHKDMMEEVGDSQQSGYSQLGSWLIPGSGALCPPANPHAQFGAPLSLSPAHSCERYSSLRSHRPAPYASPYTHRNNSPTAYADNSSACLSMLQSHDNWSSLGVTTHTAMLPMGHSTGTATSSSQYPNLWSVSNSTITPASQPSGMSNGLSSQFLRGSPGHYSALSHPVTAASSASPLYDGAAPADLPDSQYDASAHARLASTWTPVTSPSM